The genomic window CTTCGGCACCCCCGGCCAGGAGCGCTTCTGGTTCCTGTGGCGCGGCCTGTTCGAGGGCGCGCTCGGGGCGGTGGTACTTGTCGACACCCGCCGCCTGGAGGTGAGCTTCGACGTCATCGGCCGCCTGGAGGAGCGGGGCGTGCCCTTCGTGGTGGCGGTCAACTCCTTCCCGGACGCCCCCGGTTACCCGATCGAGGAGCTGCGCGGCGCGCTGGACCTCCCGGATTCGGTGCCGATCGTGCTGTGCGACGCGCGGCAGCGGACGTCCAGCAGGGATGTCTTGATGACGCTGATGCGCTATCTGCAGACCCTTGCCACGACGCAGGAGGCGTCCTGACGGCGAGTGGCCGAAATCACTCCTGACGACCCATCCGATTCC from Streptomyces sp. FIT100 includes these protein-coding regions:
- a CDS encoding ATP/GTP-binding protein, with translation MDFRGSEQPARTAGPRSEDVLPATAAAAVKVVIVGGFGVGKTTLVGSVSEIRPLTTEETMTQAGVGIDDTAGIGGKTSTTVAMDFGRISINEELVLYLFGTPGQERFWFLWRGLFEGALGAVVLVDTRRLEVSFDVIGRLEERGVPFVVAVNSFPDAPGYPIEELRGALDLPDSVPIVLCDARQRTSSRDVLMTLMRYLQTLATTQEAS